A genomic stretch from Halopiger aswanensis includes:
- a CDS encoding DEAD/DEAH box helicase, with translation MSKQVQQVETIFCHETGDDYLIVVQRDGERLFRAKLVLSETSAGPRPAKFRLKQGSSEEPRQPDEFIELARRAKRIRISEQTSPEKRREFTEMLAGYQLEDKAKAVRTCRYCASAGRYSPITTETAVKDDNDWICQDCARQELERQLSFSGGGAVTGAAKERLEDLMLEVQDLERIVNLLKGQLDPDLTKFDTISATTDEIDPVPVDSLNLHPGLQNLLEDRFETLLPVQSLSVENGLFDGDDQMVVSATATGKTLVGEMAGINRVLNGKGKMLFLVPLVALANQKYEDFQDEYGHLVDVSIRVGASRIADNGNQFDPNADVIVGTYEGIDHALRTGKDMGDIGTVVIDEVHTLKEEDRGHRLDGLISRLKYTCEQRAKRRDDYGGAQWIYLSATVGNPEQLADALESKLIEFEERPVPIERHVTFADGQEKVRIENKLVKREFDTKSSKGYRGQTIIFTNSRRRCHEISRKLEYSSAPYHAGLDYKRRKKVERQFGEQELSAVVTTAALAAGVDFPASQVVFDSLAMGIEWLSVQEFHQMLGRAGRPDYHDKGKVYVLVEPDCAYHNSMEGTEDEIAFKLLKGEMESVMTHYDEAAAVEETLANIAVGGKTAKALNDRMLGEVPTKHAIGKLLQYDFIDGFEPTPLGQVVTQHFLEPGEAFTLVDGIRKDAHPYDLVADIELRDDDL, from the coding sequence GTGTCGAAGCAGGTTCAGCAGGTCGAAACGATCTTCTGCCACGAGACGGGTGACGATTACCTGATCGTCGTCCAGCGCGACGGCGAGCGGCTGTTCCGGGCGAAGCTCGTCCTCTCCGAGACGTCGGCCGGTCCCCGGCCCGCCAAGTTCCGCCTCAAGCAGGGCTCGAGCGAGGAGCCCCGCCAGCCCGACGAGTTCATCGAACTCGCCCGCCGCGCCAAGCGAATCCGTATTTCCGAACAGACCTCCCCCGAGAAACGCCGCGAGTTCACCGAGATGCTCGCGGGCTACCAGCTCGAGGATAAGGCCAAGGCCGTCCGGACCTGCCGGTACTGCGCCTCCGCGGGCCGGTACTCGCCGATCACGACCGAGACCGCCGTCAAGGACGACAACGACTGGATCTGTCAGGACTGTGCGCGTCAGGAACTCGAGCGCCAGCTGTCGTTCTCGGGCGGCGGCGCGGTCACCGGCGCCGCCAAGGAGCGCCTGGAGGACCTCATGCTCGAGGTCCAGGACTTAGAGCGGATCGTCAACCTGCTCAAGGGCCAACTCGATCCCGACTTAACGAAGTTCGATACGATCTCGGCGACGACCGACGAGATCGACCCCGTGCCGGTCGACTCGCTGAACCTCCATCCGGGCCTGCAGAACCTGCTCGAGGACCGGTTCGAAACCCTGCTGCCCGTCCAGAGCCTTTCGGTCGAGAACGGCCTCTTCGACGGCGACGACCAGATGGTCGTCTCCGCGACGGCGACCGGGAAGACGCTGGTCGGCGAGATGGCCGGCATCAACCGCGTCCTGAACGGGAAGGGGAAGATGCTCTTCCTCGTCCCGCTCGTGGCGCTGGCCAACCAGAAGTACGAGGACTTCCAGGACGAGTACGGCCACCTCGTCGACGTCTCCATCCGCGTCGGCGCGAGCCGGATCGCCGACAACGGCAACCAGTTCGACCCCAACGCCGACGTCATCGTCGGCACCTACGAGGGGATCGACCACGCCCTGCGGACGGGCAAGGACATGGGCGACATCGGGACCGTCGTCATCGACGAGGTTCACACCTTAAAGGAAGAAGACCGGGGCCACCGACTCGACGGCCTCATTTCGCGGCTCAAGTACACCTGCGAGCAGCGCGCCAAGCGCCGCGACGACTACGGCGGCGCCCAGTGGATCTACCTCTCGGCGACCGTCGGCAACCCCGAACAACTCGCGGACGCCCTCGAGTCGAAACTCATCGAGTTCGAGGAGCGCCCGGTGCCGATCGAGCGCCACGTCACCTTCGCCGACGGACAGGAGAAGGTCCGTATCGAGAACAAACTCGTCAAACGCGAGTTCGACACCAAATCCTCGAAGGGGTATCGCGGCCAGACGATCATCTTCACCAACTCCCGGCGGCGGTGTCACGAGATTTCGCGCAAGTTGGAGTACTCCTCCGCGCCGTACCACGCCGGTCTGGACTACAAGCGCCGGAAGAAAGTCGAACGCCAGTTCGGCGAGCAGGAGCTGTCGGCTGTCGTCACGACCGCCGCGCTCGCGGCCGGCGTGGACTTCCCCGCCTCGCAGGTCGTCTTCGACTCGCTGGCGATGGGCATCGAGTGGCTCTCCGTCCAGGAGTTCCACCAGATGCTCGGCCGCGCGGGTCGCCCCGACTACCACGACAAGGGGAAGGTGTACGTCCTCGTCGAGCCCGACTGCGCCTACCACAACTCGATGGAGGGGACCGAGGACGAGATCGCGTTCAAGCTCCTGAAGGGGGAGATGGAGTCGGTGATGACCCACTACGACGAGGCCGCCGCCGTCGAGGAGACGCTGGCGAACATCGCCGTCGGCGGCAAGACCGCGAAGGCGTTAAACGACCGCATGCTCGGCGAGGTGCCGACGAAACACGCCATCGGCAAGCTCCTGCAGTACGACTTCATCGACGGCTTCGAGCCGACCCCGCTGGGCCAGGTCGTCACTCAACACTTCCTCGAGCCCGGCGAGGCCTTCACCCTCGTCGACGGCATCCGGAAGGACGCCCACCCCTACGACCTCGTCGCCGACATCGAGCTTCGGGACGACGATCTCTGA
- a CDS encoding aldo/keto reductase, protein MQEPADPETCPTANGMPMLGLGTWQNEDPDECADSVRTALETGYRHIDTAQAYDNEEAVGDGIAAADVDREDIFLATKVWIDNLEHDDVLETTRESLDRLGVDYVDLLYVHWPSREYDAEETLSAFDELYDEGLIERVGVSNFLPEQVEEAVEICDAPIFANQVELHPMLPQEEIRDVCEAHDIEVVGYSPLARGQVFDQPEIQEVAAKHDVSEAQVSLAWAREKGVTVIPKATGEEHIQDNFESLTLELDADDIETIDAIDKTDRQIDPDFAPWN, encoded by the coding sequence ATGCAGGAACCAGCCGATCCGGAGACGTGTCCGACCGCGAACGGCATGCCGATGCTCGGTCTCGGCACCTGGCAGAACGAAGACCCCGACGAGTGCGCCGACAGCGTCCGTACGGCCCTCGAGACGGGCTACCGCCACATCGACACCGCCCAGGCCTACGACAACGAAGAGGCCGTCGGCGATGGCATCGCCGCGGCCGACGTCGACCGCGAGGACATCTTCCTCGCCACCAAGGTCTGGATCGACAACCTCGAACACGACGACGTCCTCGAGACGACTCGCGAGAGTCTCGACCGACTCGGCGTCGACTACGTCGACTTGCTGTACGTCCACTGGCCGTCCCGCGAGTACGACGCCGAGGAAACCCTGTCGGCCTTCGACGAACTCTACGACGAGGGCCTGATCGAACGCGTCGGCGTCAGCAACTTCCTGCCCGAGCAGGTCGAGGAGGCCGTCGAGATCTGCGACGCCCCGATCTTCGCGAACCAGGTCGAACTCCATCCGATGCTGCCCCAGGAGGAGATCCGCGACGTCTGTGAGGCCCACGACATCGAGGTCGTCGGCTACTCGCCGCTGGCCCGCGGACAGGTGTTCGACCAGCCCGAAATCCAGGAGGTCGCCGCAAAACACGACGTCAGCGAAGCGCAGGTCAGCCTGGCCTGGGCCCGCGAGAAGGGCGTCACCGTGATTCCGAAGGCGACCGGCGAGGAACACATTCAGGACAACTTCGAATCGCTGACCCTCGAGCTGGACGCGGACGACATCGAGACGATCGACGCGATCGACAAAACCGATCGGCAGATCGATCCCGATTTCGCCCCCTGGAACTGA
- a CDS encoding pro-sigmaK processing inhibitor BofA family protein has product MVTGLEILLLVLVLAAVLGASTLIQTARPFIVNAVVGLLVLFLAQAVFGLNVAVTPIALVIVAIGGFPGSLLVILLSLFGVAFVP; this is encoded by the coding sequence ATGGTTACTGGTCTCGAGATCCTCCTGTTGGTCCTCGTCCTCGCGGCCGTCTTGGGTGCCTCCACCTTGATCCAGACGGCTCGGCCCTTCATCGTCAACGCGGTGGTCGGTCTCCTCGTCCTGTTCCTCGCACAGGCGGTGTTCGGCCTCAACGTCGCCGTCACACCGATCGCACTCGTTATCGTCGCCATCGGGGGCTTCCCCGGCTCGCTGCTGGTGATCCTGCTGTCGCTGTTCGGGGTTGCGTTCGTCCCCTGA
- a CDS encoding DUF502 domain-containing protein: MSVPRIGVKRWLLNGIVITIPLVVTLVVLLVVFDFVLGVLSPVIEGVLYAWPDEPPRAVVQLITLASLFGLFLVIGFVAEYTPGKYLSQRVHQTMETIPGVSTVYESVRRASNILVDDDTDQFKEVKLVEFPHQGAYMLGFLTADTPDDIEHSVDSDDMITIMVPLGPNPTTNGFVMHMPRENVHDVDVTVEEAVRSIATLGVASNGFTEDE, from the coding sequence ATGTCGGTCCCCCGGATCGGAGTGAAACGGTGGCTGCTCAACGGGATCGTAATCACGATTCCGCTGGTCGTGACGCTCGTCGTATTGCTCGTCGTCTTCGATTTCGTCCTCGGCGTGCTCTCCCCGGTTATCGAAGGCGTGCTCTACGCCTGGCCGGACGAACCGCCGCGAGCGGTCGTGCAACTGATAACGCTTGCGTCGCTGTTCGGACTCTTTCTCGTGATCGGGTTCGTCGCGGAGTATACGCCCGGGAAGTACCTCTCTCAGCGCGTTCACCAGACGATGGAGACGATTCCCGGCGTGAGTACGGTCTACGAGAGCGTCCGCCGGGCCTCGAACATTCTCGTCGACGACGATACGGACCAGTTCAAGGAGGTAAAACTCGTCGAGTTTCCCCACCAGGGCGCGTACATGCTCGGCTTCCTCACGGCGGATACGCCGGACGACATCGAACACTCCGTCGACAGCGATGACATGATAACGATCATGGTCCCGCTCGGACCGAACCCGACGACGAACGGCTTCGTGATGCACATGCCCCGCGAGAACGTCCACGACGTCGACGTCACCGTGGAAGAAGCCGTCCGCTCGATCGCGACGCTCGGCGTCGCCTCGAACGGGTTCACGGAAGACGAGTGA
- a CDS encoding minichromosome maintenance protein MCM has product MAQAQAGNSELVDSFEQFFRNYYDNEIKQLAQQYPNEQRSLHVDWQDLYRYDPDLADDFLNQPEQLQRYAEEALRLYDLPIDVSLGQAHVRVRNLPETESPEIREIRSPDMNTLVEVRGIVRKATDVRPKIEDAAFECQLCGTLTRVPQSSGDFQEPHECQGCERQGPFQVNFDQSEFVDSQKLRIQESPEGLRGGETPQSLDVHVEDDITGEVTPGDHVSATGVLRLEQQGDGQDKSPVFDFYMEGMSVEIEEEQFEDMNITDEDKKEIYNISNRDDVYEQMIGSIAPSIYGYEQEKLAMILQLFSGVTKQLPDGSRIRGDLHMLLIGDPGTGKSQMLGYIQNIAPRSVYTSGKGSSSAGLTAAAVRDDFGDGQQWTLEAGALVLADQGIAAVDELDKMRPEDRSAMHEALEQQKISVSKAGINATLKSRCSLLGAANPKYGRFDQYEPIGEQIDLEPALISRFDLIFTVTDQPDEEKDKNLAEHILTTNYAGELTTQREQMTSLEVSNDEIDEMTEQVDPEIDAELLRKYIAFAKQNCHPRMTEAAREAIRDFYVDLRSKGTDEDAPVPVTARKLEALVRLSEASARVRLSDTVEESDANRVIEIVRSCLQDIGVDPETGEFDADIVEAGTSKSQRDRIKNLKQLISDIEEEYDDGAPVDIVLERAEEVGMDQSKAEHEIDKLKQKGEVYEPSTDTLRTT; this is encoded by the coding sequence ATGGCGCAGGCGCAAGCGGGTAACTCCGAACTCGTCGATTCCTTCGAGCAGTTCTTCCGCAACTACTACGACAACGAGATCAAGCAGCTTGCGCAGCAGTACCCCAACGAGCAGCGATCGCTCCACGTCGACTGGCAGGATCTCTACCGGTACGATCCCGACCTTGCCGACGACTTCCTAAACCAGCCCGAGCAACTCCAGCGCTACGCCGAGGAGGCGCTGCGACTCTACGACCTCCCGATCGACGTCAGCCTCGGGCAGGCTCACGTCCGGGTCCGGAACCTACCCGAGACGGAGTCGCCCGAGATTCGGGAGATCCGGTCCCCCGACATGAACACGCTGGTCGAGGTTCGGGGAATCGTCCGCAAGGCCACCGACGTCCGGCCGAAAATCGAGGACGCCGCCTTCGAGTGCCAACTCTGTGGCACCCTGACGCGCGTTCCGCAATCCAGCGGCGACTTCCAGGAACCCCACGAGTGTCAGGGCTGTGAACGCCAGGGCCCGTTTCAGGTGAACTTCGACCAGTCCGAGTTCGTCGACTCCCAAAAGCTCCGCATTCAGGAGAGCCCCGAGGGCCTCCGCGGCGGGGAGACGCCCCAGTCGCTCGACGTCCACGTCGAGGACGACATCACCGGCGAGGTCACCCCCGGCGACCACGTCTCCGCGACCGGCGTCCTCCGCCTCGAGCAGCAGGGCGACGGGCAGGACAAGTCCCCCGTCTTCGACTTCTACATGGAGGGGATGTCCGTCGAGATCGAGGAGGAGCAGTTCGAGGACATGAACATCACGGACGAGGACAAAAAGGAGATCTACAACATCTCCAACCGGGACGACGTCTACGAGCAGATGATCGGCTCGATCGCGCCCTCGATCTACGGCTACGAGCAGGAGAAGCTCGCGATGATCCTCCAGCTGTTCTCGGGGGTCACGAAGCAGTTGCCCGACGGCTCGCGGATTCGCGGCGACCTGCACATGCTCCTGATCGGGGATCCGGGTACTGGTAAGTCCCAGATGCTGGGCTACATCCAGAACATCGCGCCCCGCTCCGTCTACACCTCGGGCAAAGGTAGCAGTTCGGCCGGTCTCACCGCCGCCGCCGTCCGCGACGACTTCGGCGACGGCCAGCAGTGGACCCTCGAGGCCGGCGCGCTCGTGCTCGCCGATCAGGGGATCGCGGCGGTCGACGAACTGGACAAGATGCGTCCGGAGGACCGCTCGGCGATGCACGAGGCCCTCGAGCAGCAGAAGATTTCGGTTTCGAAGGCGGGGATCAACGCCACCCTCAAGTCCCGCTGCTCGCTGTTGGGCGCGGCGAACCCCAAGTACGGCCGGTTCGACCAGTACGAACCAATCGGCGAACAGATCGACCTCGAGCCGGCCCTTATCTCGCGATTCGACCTCATCTTCACGGTGACGGACCAGCCCGACGAGGAGAAGGACAAGAACCTCGCCGAGCACATCCTCACCACCAACTACGCCGGCGAACTGACGACCCAACGCGAGCAGATGACCTCGCTCGAGGTCAGCAACGACGAGATCGACGAGATGACCGAGCAGGTCGACCCCGAGATCGATGCCGAACTCCTCCGGAAGTACATCGCCTTCGCGAAGCAGAACTGTCACCCGCGGATGACCGAGGCAGCCCGCGAAGCGATCCGGGACTTCTACGTCGATCTGCGCTCGAAGGGAACCGACGAGGACGCACCCGTCCCCGTGACGGCCCGAAAACTCGAGGCGCTCGTCCGACTCTCAGAGGCCAGCGCCCGCGTGCGACTCTCGGATACGGTCGAAGAGTCCGACGCGAACCGGGTCATCGAGATCGTTCGCTCCTGTCTGCAGGACATCGGCGTCGACCCCGAGACGGGAGAGTTCGACGCCGACATCGTCGAGGCCGGCACCTCGAAGTCCCAGCGCGACCGGATCAAGAACCTCAAACAGCTCATCAGCGACATCGAGGAGGAGTACGACGACGGCGCGCCGGTCGATATCGTCCTCGAGCGAGCCGAAGAGGTCGGCATGGACCAGTCCAAGGCCGAACACGAGATCGACAAGCTCAAACAGAAAGGCGAGGTCTACGAGCCGAGTACGGATACGCTGCGGACGACGTAA